The Polyangiaceae bacterium genome includes a region encoding these proteins:
- a CDS encoding GTPase domain-containing protein, with product MSFINYMAREINCKIVYYGPGLCGKTTNLQYIYERTNPDAKGKMISLATETERTLFFDFLPLSLGEIRGFKTRFHLYTVPGQVFYDASRKLILKGVDGVIFVADSQIERLEANQESLDNLRTNLAEQGYSLEKIPFVIQYNKRDLPNAVEVEELRQLLNPTGVPDFEANARSGMGVFDTLKAVSKLVLTELKRGG from the coding sequence ATGAGTTTCATCAACTACATGGCTCGGGAGATCAACTGCAAGATCGTCTATTACGGGCCAGGCCTCTGCGGGAAGACGACGAACCTGCAGTACATCTACGAGCGCACGAATCCAGACGCGAAGGGCAAGATGATCAGCCTCGCGACGGAGACGGAACGCACGCTCTTCTTCGACTTTCTGCCGCTGTCTTTGGGTGAGATCCGCGGCTTCAAGACCCGCTTCCACCTCTACACGGTCCCGGGCCAGGTCTTCTACGACGCCAGCCGCAAGCTCATCCTGAAGGGCGTGGACGGCGTCATCTTCGTGGCCGACAGCCAGATCGAGCGCCTGGAGGCCAACCAGGAGAGCTTGGACAACCTGCGCACCAACCTGGCGGAGCAGGGCTACTCGCTCGAGAAGATCCCGTTCGTGATCCAGTACAACAAGCGCGACCTCCCGAACGCCGTCGAGGTGGAGGAGCTGCGCCAGCTGCTGAACCCGACCGGCGTTCCCGACTTCGAGGCCAACGCGCGCTCCGGCATGGGCGTGTTCGACACGCTGAAGGCCGTGAGCAAGCTGGTGCTCACCGAGCTCAAGCGCGGCGGGTGA
- a CDS encoding tetratricopeptide repeat protein — MKSRFWVLPLVSLALALPAAAQDKGKTDKPAAAAAGPRKDPQGIKGISPFWEQLKKGDDLYVARDFDGAIAAYKEAITKEPQNPMGHYRIGEAHLAKNDTQEAETAWVAALRFVGGDHPLKAKILFVLADLRERQKSYDDATDRWNAYAQFAQQQPAAKAFPKSAEDRKGKIATWTKLVSDYAAVKKRIATRLQEADAKAKDDAIKAKKDK, encoded by the coding sequence ATGAAGAGCCGGTTCTGGGTTCTGCCTCTCGTGTCGCTGGCGCTCGCGCTGCCGGCGGCCGCACAGGACAAGGGGAAGACCGACAAGCCCGCAGCCGCGGCTGCTGGTCCGCGCAAGGACCCACAAGGGATCAAGGGCATCAGCCCGTTCTGGGAGCAGCTCAAGAAGGGCGACGACCTGTACGTCGCGCGCGACTTCGACGGTGCCATCGCTGCCTACAAGGAGGCGATCACCAAGGAGCCCCAGAATCCCATGGGCCACTACCGCATCGGCGAGGCGCACCTCGCCAAGAACGACACCCAGGAGGCCGAGACGGCCTGGGTCGCGGCGCTGCGCTTCGTCGGCGGCGATCACCCGCTGAAGGCGAAGATCCTGTTCGTGCTGGCCGACCTGCGCGAGCGCCAGAAGTCCTACGACGACGCCACGGATCGCTGGAACGCCTATGCGCAGTTCGCACAGCAGCAGCCGGCGGCGAAGGCCTTCCCCAAGAGCGCCGAGGACCGCAAGGGCAAGATCGCGACCTGGACCAAGCTGGTTTCGGACTACGCCGCGGTGAAGAAGCGCATCGCCACCCGGCTGCAGGAAGCCGACGCGAAGGCCAAAGACGACGCGATCAAGGCCAAGAAAGACAAGTGA
- a CDS encoding DUF3857 domain-containing protein, with protein sequence MRRFALYLFALSMCLVPHASADVGRFHLALGGALSRLDAARGPHAYGALREVWNTWDRADPTQVEEALLAAERNPKLDAPVRAYAGLLAAYTRMRRGDVAAARKKIDSLGFVRTWLVVGPFDNEGKNGLDMEHGPEADFGQAIVPGRAYSGKERPVRWRAAPEAFPFGYLDFGALLRPERKVCGFATSFVRAKAGSKAPRTVSAWVGASGSFALYWNGRMVLKDAAYRGHDADRFGTTLTLSPGYNNLTVKVCSDDAPPVVSVRLGDAKGAPDAALEITNDLGASAEAAKLAPTKADKSEKPAAARATLGPVPAFQALTAGKAPRPADLEAYARYLDATGGDDKTKHEARDLARRAAELEPSVERLLLAGELSEDRNQRREWVDKAEALAKKGGKPHVDVLLARADLARSGLSWQTASRYLDQVLALDPDQVDAIAGRVITYNMAGLKRTALSTLEKALERNPSALLLLNMHASQLRALGRSTEASEAESRYAALRFDDQAFLSGQIDLALARRDRAATERWIERLLETDPDSQWAHGVAARSYRALGQAERGIATYQRALALAPEDVGTLRALADLQGELGRRDEQLKLLQAILKIRPQDKDVREYVEHIEPQKPRADEAWAWQSEKFLKLRHASAAGQNRRTLRDLTVTTVFENGLSSKFRQVVFQPLNDAGAAMARQYAFQYESDREVVQLRGARVYRGDGRTDEAVEYGEGAADDPSISMYTSARNFYVQFPRLDPGDVVELRYRVDEVTPRNEYADYFGEVVFLQSNEPLQNAEYVLITPKKRTFYIDEKVPGLKRETRDRGEQRIYRFVADNVPPIVPESAMPPWSEVLGFVHVSTYKDWKDLGRWYWGLVKEQFDLDDETRKLAREVAKGAKTDQEKVKAVYNWVVKNTRYVALEFGIYGYKPRRCVQTVTRGWGDCKDKATVIVTLLKELGVPSTIVILRTQMRGDFRSSIPSLAAFDHAIVYVPSLDLYLDGTAEYTGSTELPDMDAGALALLVNEGDSKLVRVPERDSKKNLQIRSVSATVGDSGDAKLEMDYETRGSEAADWRRRYHAEATRRARVNADLGREFPGFEIQAGNAGVVAGDLENLEIPAKLKVRGTARAFARKEGDSLSMSVTPSVRLTTNYASLSQRKQDVRIPSFSSMEDTFVVKLPPGAKVKSAPHSVKGSSPFGSYEIEVGVAAGQVTVKSRVEVSATRVTPKQYPAFKQFCEDVDRVLSARLVVQP encoded by the coding sequence GTGAGACGCTTCGCCCTCTACCTTTTCGCGCTCTCGATGTGCCTCGTGCCCCATGCGAGCGCGGACGTTGGGCGATTTCACCTGGCGCTCGGGGGAGCGCTGAGTCGCCTGGACGCGGCCCGGGGTCCGCACGCCTACGGAGCCCTGCGCGAGGTCTGGAACACCTGGGACCGCGCCGATCCGACCCAGGTGGAGGAGGCGCTGCTCGCCGCCGAGCGGAACCCGAAGCTCGACGCGCCGGTGCGCGCCTACGCGGGGCTCCTGGCAGCCTACACGCGCATGCGGCGAGGCGACGTCGCGGCGGCGCGCAAGAAGATCGACTCGCTGGGCTTCGTTCGGACCTGGCTCGTGGTGGGACCCTTCGACAACGAGGGCAAGAACGGGCTCGACATGGAGCACGGGCCCGAGGCGGACTTCGGGCAGGCCATCGTCCCGGGCCGGGCTTACTCCGGCAAGGAGCGACCGGTGCGCTGGCGTGCTGCGCCGGAGGCTTTTCCGTTCGGGTATCTGGATTTCGGCGCGCTGCTCAGGCCGGAGCGCAAGGTGTGCGGCTTCGCCACCAGCTTCGTCCGCGCCAAGGCGGGCTCGAAGGCGCCGCGCACGGTGAGCGCTTGGGTCGGCGCGAGTGGCAGCTTCGCCTTGTACTGGAACGGGCGGATGGTGCTGAAAGACGCGGCTTATCGCGGGCACGACGCCGATCGCTTCGGCACCACGCTGACCCTGAGCCCGGGCTACAACAACCTCACCGTCAAGGTCTGCAGCGACGACGCGCCGCCGGTGGTCTCGGTGCGGCTCGGCGACGCGAAGGGCGCGCCGGACGCCGCGCTCGAGATCACGAACGACCTCGGCGCCAGCGCTGAGGCCGCCAAGCTCGCCCCGACCAAGGCCGACAAGAGCGAGAAGCCGGCGGCGGCCCGTGCGACCCTCGGTCCGGTGCCCGCGTTCCAGGCGCTCACGGCAGGCAAGGCGCCGCGACCCGCCGATCTGGAAGCCTACGCGCGCTACCTGGACGCGACCGGCGGTGACGACAAGACCAAGCACGAGGCGCGCGACCTGGCGCGGCGCGCCGCCGAGCTCGAGCCGAGCGTGGAGCGGCTGCTCTTGGCCGGCGAGCTCAGCGAGGACAGGAACCAGCGCCGGGAGTGGGTGGACAAAGCAGAGGCGTTGGCGAAGAAGGGCGGAAAGCCGCACGTCGACGTGCTCTTGGCTCGGGCAGATCTGGCGCGCTCGGGCCTGAGCTGGCAGACGGCGTCGCGCTACCTCGACCAGGTGCTCGCGCTCGATCCGGATCAGGTGGACGCCATCGCCGGACGCGTCATCACCTACAACATGGCGGGGCTCAAGCGCACCGCGCTGAGCACGCTGGAGAAGGCGCTCGAGCGCAACCCGAGCGCGCTACTGCTCCTGAACATGCACGCCTCCCAGCTCCGGGCGCTGGGGCGCTCGACGGAGGCCAGCGAGGCGGAGTCGCGCTACGCCGCGCTGCGTTTCGACGATCAGGCCTTCCTGAGCGGGCAGATCGATCTCGCTCTGGCGCGGCGCGATCGGGCGGCGACGGAGCGCTGGATCGAGCGGCTGCTCGAGACGGATCCCGACAGCCAGTGGGCCCACGGCGTCGCGGCGCGGAGCTATCGCGCGCTCGGGCAGGCGGAGCGCGGCATCGCGACGTATCAGCGCGCCCTGGCGCTGGCGCCAGAGGACGTCGGCACGCTGCGCGCGCTCGCCGATCTCCAAGGCGAGCTCGGACGGCGCGACGAGCAGCTGAAGCTCTTGCAGGCCATCTTGAAGATCCGCCCGCAGGACAAGGACGTGCGCGAATACGTCGAGCACATCGAGCCGCAGAAACCCCGGGCGGACGAGGCTTGGGCCTGGCAGAGCGAGAAGTTCCTGAAGCTGCGCCACGCGTCTGCCGCGGGGCAGAATCGCCGCACGCTGCGCGATCTGACCGTGACCACGGTCTTCGAGAACGGTCTCAGCAGCAAGTTCCGCCAGGTGGTGTTCCAGCCGCTGAACGACGCCGGCGCGGCCATGGCCCGGCAGTACGCCTTCCAGTACGAGTCGGACCGCGAGGTGGTGCAGCTGCGCGGCGCGCGGGTCTACCGCGGCGACGGGCGCACGGACGAAGCGGTGGAGTACGGCGAAGGCGCCGCCGACGACCCTTCGATCAGCATGTACACCTCGGCGCGGAACTTCTACGTGCAGTTCCCCAGGCTCGACCCCGGCGACGTGGTCGAGCTGCGCTACCGGGTGGACGAGGTCACGCCGCGCAACGAATACGCCGACTACTTCGGCGAGGTCGTGTTCTTGCAGTCGAACGAGCCGCTTCAGAACGCGGAGTACGTGCTGATCACGCCGAAGAAGCGCACCTTCTACATCGACGAGAAGGTGCCGGGGCTCAAGCGCGAGACGCGCGATCGCGGCGAGCAGCGCATCTACCGCTTCGTCGCCGACAATGTGCCGCCCATCGTGCCGGAGAGCGCCATGCCGCCGTGGTCCGAGGTGTTGGGCTTCGTCCACGTCTCCACCTACAAGGACTGGAAAGACCTGGGGCGCTGGTACTGGGGCCTGGTCAAGGAGCAGTTCGACCTGGACGACGAGACGCGCAAGCTGGCACGGGAGGTCGCCAAAGGCGCGAAGACGGACCAGGAGAAGGTCAAAGCCGTCTACAACTGGGTCGTCAAGAACACGCGCTACGTGGCGCTCGAGTTCGGCATCTACGGCTACAAGCCGCGGCGCTGCGTGCAGACGGTCACGCGCGGTTGGGGCGACTGCAAGGACAAGGCGACGGTGATCGTGACCCTGCTGAAGGAGCTGGGCGTGCCGTCCACCATCGTGATCTTGCGCACGCAGATGCGGGGCGACTTCCGCTCGAGCATCCCGAGCTTGGCAGCCTTCGATCACGCCATCGTGTACGTCCCTTCGCTCGACCTGTATCTGGACGGCACCGCCGAGTACACCGGCTCGACCGAGCTGCCGGACATGGACGCCGGCGCGCTGGCGCTGCTCGTGAACGAGGGCGACTCGAAGCTCGTGCGCGTGCCGGAGCGCGACTCGAAGAAGAACCTCCAGATCCGCAGCGTGAGCGCGACGGTCGGCGACAGCGGCGATGCCAAGCTCGAGATGGACTACGAGACCCGCGGCTCGGAGGCGGCGGACTGGCGCCGGCGCTACCACGCGGAGGCCACGCGCCGCGCACGGGTGAACGCCGATCTGGGTCGCGAGTTCCCGGGCTTCGAGATCCAGGCAGGCAACGCCGGCGTCGTGGCCGGCGACCTGGAGAACCTGGAGATCCCCGCGAAGCTCAAGGTCCGGGGCACCGCCCGCGCCTTCGCCCGCAAGGAGGGCGACTCCTTGAGCATGAGCGTCACGCCCAGCGTGCGCTTGACCACGAACTACGCCTCGCTCTCACAGCGCAAGCAGGACGTCCGCATCCCGTCGTTCTCCAGCATGGAGGACACCTTCGTGGTGAAGCTGCCGCCCGGAGCGAAGGTGAAGAGCGCGCCACACAGCGTGAAGGGCAGCTCGCCTTTCGGCTCCTACGAGATCGAGGTCGGCGTCGCCGCCGGACAGGTCACGGTCAAGAGCCGAGTGGAGGTGAGCGCGACGCGAGTCACGCCCAAGCAATACCCTGCGTTCAAGCAGTTCTGCGAGGACGTGGACCGCGTGCTCAGCGCGCGACTGGTGGTGCAGCCGTGA
- a CDS encoding FliM/FliN family flagellar motor switch protein: protein MRVTAYPWASLERLPRRAWREARAARRAVARALQVERLAQAWSALTSSETHLVLGDVGVDALPSGSDAVALELSDGSLLLVSLEAALVSALLGRVLGRPVGLTAPGAPLDATLGGALAATLIEIARRSGAPEPLACATRAIPSGASAVRITGTVVFDGKPYAARCWVLPSQGPEPPLGLAELGDLPVALRLVAGLSLADPGELATLGPGDAWLAGAGFWLDASGAGRAALAAPRSERGIAVSLAPAGEVVVGDSVVELLLDVEGAMSSAKDDMGGALAEAVLDAPVVVRIEVGAVSMSAREWAALRPGDVIESGRRVNDPVVLRVAGREVARGELVEIEGELGVRIREVVP, encoded by the coding sequence ATGCGTGTCACCGCCTACCCCTGGGCCTCGCTGGAGCGCCTGCCCCGCCGGGCGTGGCGCGAAGCGCGGGCGGCGCGGCGCGCGGTGGCCCGAGCGCTCCAGGTCGAGCGCCTGGCCCAGGCGTGGAGCGCGCTCACCTCCTCGGAGACGCACTTGGTGCTCGGCGACGTCGGCGTGGACGCTCTCCCTTCGGGGAGCGACGCCGTCGCGCTCGAGCTCTCGGACGGCTCGCTCTTGCTGGTGTCCCTGGAGGCGGCGCTGGTCTCGGCCCTGCTCGGGCGCGTGCTCGGCCGCCCGGTGGGGCTCACGGCGCCGGGCGCGCCCCTGGACGCGACGCTCGGCGGCGCGCTCGCCGCGACCCTGATCGAGATTGCGCGCCGGAGCGGAGCGCCCGAGCCGCTGGCCTGCGCGACGCGTGCGATCCCGTCGGGCGCGAGCGCGGTGCGGATCACGGGCACCGTGGTCTTCGACGGCAAGCCCTACGCCGCGCGCTGCTGGGTGCTCCCGAGCCAGGGCCCGGAACCGCCGCTCGGTCTCGCCGAGCTGGGCGACCTTCCGGTCGCGCTGCGTCTGGTCGCCGGGCTCTCGCTCGCGGATCCCGGCGAGCTCGCGACGCTGGGCCCCGGTGACGCCTGGCTGGCCGGCGCCGGCTTCTGGCTCGACGCGAGCGGCGCCGGGCGCGCGGCCCTGGCGGCGCCGCGGAGCGAGCGCGGGATCGCGGTGAGCTTGGCGCCCGCCGGCGAGGTCGTGGTAGGGGACAGCGTCGTCGAGCTTCTGCTCGACGTGGAAGGCGCGATGAGCTCGGCGAAAGACGACATGGGTGGGGCGCTCGCGGAGGCGGTGCTGGACGCTCCGGTGGTGGTGCGGATCGAGGTCGGCGCGGTGTCGATGAGCGCGCGGGAGTGGGCGGCGCTACGGCCCGGAGACGTGATCGAGAGCGGGCGCCGCGTCAACGATCCGGTGGTCTTGCGCGTGGCGGGGCGCGAAGTGGCCCGCGGCGAGCTGGTCGAGATCGAAGGCGAGCTCGGCGTGCGTATTCGCGAGGTCGTTCCGTGA
- a CDS encoding DUF3857 domain-containing protein gives MRRFIWLLCLVVLAACGGRGAEHAPTPLGELRRVGPTTTNAELCGEWLLHELVSPGGDARTADKARARLDELGGGGMLAHLARGLDDAIHGRMLHAPDHYLQATRAARTSSDPRAPVIAWFAANRAVALRSHGKDLWPRWKGFVSEAMKEPLYMGWRARAELVEWWADEAYAGAAKNVEQLSAAEYGCVDDVRIAGPFGRGVAPDSYRSFAAERPGPWPARWAPSRGAFVAPRVLGTKQEGCFVRVDEPVSGGVFYAETFLELDAPAELILAAQGALAMFVNDEKVLDRDPRIWGVWPRFGVQVWLPAGRHRVLVRLADPQTSVRVMFADGRPADARTSADAAAPYSVVPPRVAGEPNVVSRYVQRGDVVDPGDDVSRFVLAYLAYSEGQGDVAAVLTEPLLKDNSRATGLVLGASATFADRDPLFDQTSVRDLARELHERALKKDPRLWQSDLALALWEGERAGPTEAVRRLKKLTDQYPEVSGLLLALARLYGELGWVAEYSDSAKKLAERFPDDVEALTAALAVYESQGNKAKADALVARIKKLDPDSEIELTRALARDDYATALAELRRIGARHPERKDVAERIHDVMVRAGNTSETWKKLESAIAKAPLDGGARLALADARFGRGERDALRKALVDALANGANTSALEGALDLVEGTTELEHYRLDARAIIRDYEKSGLELQGTAARVLDYAAIWVHADGSSRMLEHEVIRIQSAEAIGKLAEHPKLDGVVLHARVIKKDGRVLEPEEVPGKPTMTFPHLEVGDYIETEHVVTRPGDGRGNQYVSPHWFFREENIAYARSEFVVILPDGKQPEIETHGGVPAPSIEKKDGIVVRRWRVDRSPAAEIEPGSPPITEFLPSVRLGWGVELEERVAALGDSLADVAPIDPRVARIARKIVEPLPSSAEVERARRLYRWVLANVEEGQEADGRRVVVSKRGNRWRAFMTLCRSLGLRTTYAVAKNRLAPEPTGKISRATQFAEPLVRVSTKQGELWLTVASKFAPFGYVPAEIRGVPAFVLTGNGPKQVVTPVGGTEDSVTYEGKVELATDGSAKLDLVQRFTGKYAMAVRSAFMQLPEAQLRDVVESKLLGRALRGARLVKHELAHLDDLDQPLLLKMKAEMPGFAQQSGADLAISPPFSPRVAQLATLPVRQTPLLIGEATHQEVRLEIELPKGAALRDVLAGSTLKDGDRSVKISDRLEGKTLVLERVLDIPAGRVKPEDYPSFLEFARRADSALGRDVRLRVTR, from the coding sequence GTGAGGCGCTTCATCTGGCTCTTGTGCCTGGTGGTCCTCGCCGCCTGCGGCGGGCGCGGCGCGGAGCACGCGCCGACGCCGCTCGGCGAGCTGCGCCGCGTGGGACCGACCACGACCAACGCCGAGCTCTGCGGCGAGTGGCTCCTTCACGAGCTGGTCTCCCCCGGTGGCGATGCGCGCACGGCGGACAAGGCCCGCGCACGGCTCGACGAGCTGGGCGGGGGCGGCATGCTGGCGCACCTGGCCCGCGGCCTCGACGACGCCATCCACGGGCGCATGCTGCACGCGCCGGATCACTACCTCCAGGCGACGCGCGCGGCGCGCACCTCCAGCGATCCGCGGGCGCCCGTCATCGCGTGGTTCGCGGCCAACCGGGCCGTCGCGCTGCGCAGCCACGGCAAGGATCTCTGGCCGCGCTGGAAGGGCTTCGTGAGCGAGGCGATGAAGGAGCCGCTCTACATGGGCTGGCGCGCACGCGCGGAGCTGGTGGAGTGGTGGGCGGACGAGGCCTACGCAGGCGCCGCCAAGAACGTCGAGCAGCTGTCGGCGGCGGAGTACGGCTGCGTGGACGACGTGCGCATCGCGGGACCCTTCGGCCGGGGCGTGGCGCCGGACTCGTATCGGAGCTTCGCGGCGGAGCGGCCGGGCCCGTGGCCCGCGCGCTGGGCGCCGAGCCGCGGCGCGTTCGTGGCGCCGCGGGTGCTCGGCACCAAACAAGAGGGCTGCTTCGTGCGCGTGGACGAGCCGGTCAGCGGCGGCGTGTTCTACGCGGAGACGTTCCTGGAGCTCGACGCGCCCGCCGAGCTGATCCTCGCAGCCCAAGGCGCGCTGGCGATGTTCGTCAACGACGAGAAGGTCCTGGATCGCGACCCGCGCATCTGGGGCGTCTGGCCCAGGTTCGGCGTTCAGGTCTGGCTGCCGGCAGGACGACACCGCGTGCTGGTACGCTTGGCGGATCCTCAGACCAGCGTGCGGGTGATGTTCGCCGACGGGAGGCCGGCGGACGCGAGAACCTCCGCCGATGCCGCCGCGCCGTACAGCGTGGTGCCACCCCGCGTGGCCGGTGAGCCGAACGTCGTGAGCCGCTACGTGCAGCGCGGCGACGTCGTCGATCCCGGCGACGACGTCTCGCGCTTCGTGCTGGCCTACCTGGCCTACTCCGAGGGCCAGGGCGACGTGGCCGCAGTGCTCACCGAGCCGCTGCTCAAGGACAACTCCAGGGCCACCGGGCTGGTGCTCGGCGCCTCGGCCACGTTCGCGGATCGCGATCCGCTCTTCGACCAGACCAGCGTGCGCGATCTCGCTCGGGAGCTCCACGAGCGTGCGCTGAAGAAGGACCCCCGCCTCTGGCAATCGGACCTGGCCCTGGCGCTCTGGGAGGGCGAGCGCGCCGGACCCACCGAGGCGGTGCGACGGCTGAAGAAGCTGACCGACCAGTACCCCGAGGTCTCGGGACTGCTCCTCGCGCTCGCGCGCCTGTACGGGGAGCTCGGTTGGGTCGCGGAATACTCGGACTCGGCCAAGAAGCTCGCTGAGCGCTTCCCCGACGACGTCGAGGCGCTGACGGCGGCTCTCGCCGTGTACGAGTCCCAAGGAAACAAGGCGAAGGCCGACGCGCTGGTGGCTCGCATCAAGAAGCTCGACCCGGACAGCGAGATCGAGCTCACGCGCGCGCTGGCTAGAGACGACTACGCCACCGCGCTGGCGGAGCTGCGCCGCATCGGCGCGCGCCACCCGGAGCGCAAGGACGTCGCCGAGCGCATCCACGACGTGATGGTGCGGGCCGGCAACACCTCCGAGACCTGGAAGAAGCTCGAGTCGGCCATCGCCAAGGCCCCGCTCGACGGCGGCGCGCGCCTGGCCCTGGCCGACGCGCGCTTCGGCAGAGGCGAGCGCGACGCGCTCAGGAAGGCGCTCGTCGACGCGCTCGCCAACGGCGCGAACACCAGCGCGCTGGAAGGGGCGCTGGACCTGGTCGAGGGCACCACCGAGCTCGAGCACTACCGGCTGGACGCGCGCGCGATCATCCGCGACTACGAGAAGAGCGGCCTCGAGCTCCAGGGAACCGCGGCGCGCGTGCTCGACTACGCGGCCATCTGGGTCCACGCCGACGGCTCGAGCCGCATGCTCGAGCACGAGGTGATCCGCATCCAGAGCGCGGAGGCCATCGGCAAGCTGGCCGAGCACCCGAAACTCGACGGCGTGGTGCTGCACGCGCGGGTGATCAAGAAGGACGGACGTGTGCTCGAGCCGGAAGAGGTGCCGGGCAAGCCGACCATGACCTTCCCGCACCTGGAGGTGGGCGACTACATCGAGACCGAGCACGTGGTCACCCGACCCGGGGACGGCCGCGGCAACCAATACGTGAGCCCACACTGGTTCTTCCGCGAGGAGAACATCGCCTACGCTCGCAGCGAGTTCGTGGTGATCCTGCCGGACGGAAAGCAGCCGGAGATCGAGACCCACGGCGGCGTGCCGGCGCCGAGCATCGAGAAGAAAGACGGCATCGTGGTGCGGCGCTGGCGGGTGGATCGGAGCCCGGCCGCCGAGATCGAGCCGGGCAGCCCGCCGATCACGGAGTTCTTGCCGAGCGTGCGCCTGGGCTGGGGCGTGGAGCTCGAGGAGCGCGTGGCGGCCTTGGGTGACTCGCTGGCGGACGTGGCGCCGATCGATCCGCGCGTGGCGCGCATCGCGCGGAAGATCGTCGAGCCGCTCCCGTCGAGCGCGGAGGTCGAGCGCGCGCGACGGCTGTATCGCTGGGTGCTCGCCAACGTGGAGGAGGGGCAGGAGGCCGACGGTCGCCGCGTCGTGGTGAGCAAGCGAGGCAACCGCTGGCGCGCGTTCATGACGCTGTGTCGTTCGCTGGGCCTTCGGACGACCTACGCCGTGGCCAAGAACCGGTTGGCGCCTGAGCCGACCGGCAAGATCAGCCGCGCCACGCAGTTCGCGGAGCCGCTGGTCCGCGTCTCCACCAAACAGGGCGAGTTGTGGCTGACGGTGGCCAGCAAGTTCGCGCCGTTCGGCTACGTTCCAGCGGAGATCCGGGGTGTCCCGGCCTTCGTCCTGACCGGGAACGGGCCCAAGCAGGTGGTGACGCCGGTGGGCGGCACCGAAGACAGCGTGACCTACGAGGGCAAGGTCGAGCTGGCGACGGACGGCTCCGCGAAGCTCGATCTGGTGCAGCGCTTCACCGGCAAGTACGCCATGGCCGTGCGCAGCGCCTTCATGCAGCTGCCGGAGGCGCAGCTCCGCGACGTGGTGGAGTCGAAGCTCCTGGGGCGCGCGCTGCGCGGCGCGCGATTGGTGAAGCACGAGCTCGCTCACCTCGACGATCTGGATCAGCCGCTGCTCCTGAAGATGAAGGCGGAGATGCCGGGGTTCGCCCAGCAGAGCGGCGCGGACCTGGCCATCTCTCCGCCTTTCTCCCCGCGCGTGGCGCAGCTGGCCACCCTGCCGGTGCGCCAGACTCCGCTCTTGATCGGCGAGGCCACGCACCAGGAGGTGCGCCTCGAGATCGAGCTACCGAAGGGCGCGGCGCTGCGCGACGTCCTGGCGGGGAGCACGCTGAAAGACGGCGACCGTTCGGTGAAGATCAGCGATCGGCTGGAGGGCAAGACGCTGGTCCTCGAGCGCGTCCTCGACATCCCCGCAGGTCGCGTGAAGCCCGAAGACTACCCGTCCTTCCTGGAGTTCGCCCGGCGCGCCGACTCGGCCCTCGGTCGTGACGTGCGCCTGCGCGTCACGCGCTGA
- a CDS encoding roadblock/LC7 domain-containing protein codes for MVNPQMVMYEEEFNQIQTVVDRLVKEANARVVFIVDKNGQLIAAAGDVDNLDTTSLASLTAGNIAATGGIAKLLRENEFAAQFHEGEKANIHIQLVGNRVILVVIFDAKSSLGLVRLRVRKATDELNRIFEALLSKVAAPGADSPFAEITDEDIDNLFND; via the coding sequence ATGGTTAACCCGCAGATGGTGATGTACGAAGAGGAGTTCAACCAGATCCAGACGGTCGTGGACCGCCTGGTGAAGGAAGCGAACGCCAGGGTCGTCTTCATCGTCGACAAGAACGGTCAGCTCATCGCAGCAGCTGGCGACGTCGACAACTTGGACACGACGTCGCTTGCCTCGCTGACGGCGGGCAACATCGCCGCTACGGGCGGCATCGCCAAGCTCCTGCGTGAGAACGAGTTCGCAGCTCAGTTCCACGAGGGGGAGAAGGCGAACATCCACATTCAGCTCGTAGGGAACCGCGTCATCTTGGTGGTGATCTTCGACGCGAAATCGAGCCTGGGTCTCGTGCGCCTTCGGGTGCGCAAGGCCACGGACGAGCTCAACCGGATCTTCGAGGCGCTGCTCTCGAAGGTGGCGGCGCCGGGGGCCGACTCGCCATTCGCCGAAATCACCGATGAAGACATCGACAACCTCTTCAACGACTGA